One Ancylobacter novellus DSM 506 genomic window, CCGGCTCCACCGCCGAGGACGTGAAGAACTGGCCCGAGATGGTCAAGGGCGTCACCGCCGAGGATGTCCGCGAGGCGGCGCGGCGCTGGCTGCTGCCGGCGCGGGCCGTCACCAGCCAGCTCCTGCAGGCCAAGCCCACCCCTGCGGCCGCCCTGCCGCCGGCTCCCGGCGCCCCGGACGGCCGCTCCCCGGAGGACCGTTCGTGAGCGGAACGGCACGCGGCTCGCGCTGCCTCACGCGTCCCTTCCGTTCCCTCGCCGCCACCCCTCTCGCCCTCCTGGCCACGCTCATGACCATCGCCCTCGCCCCCGTCTCCCCCGCCCAGTCCGAGACCACGCGCATCCAGCGCGTCATCAGCCCGGGCGGTATCGAGGCCTGGCTGGTGCATGACACCACCCTGCCGCTGGTGGCGGTGGAAATCGCCTTCCTCGGCGGCGCGGCGCAGGACCCGGCCGACAAGCCCGGCGTCGCCAACCTCGCCGCCTCGCTGCTCGACGAGGGCGCGGGCGATCTCGATTCCCGCGCCTTCCAGGACAAGCTGGCCGAGAAGGCGATCGAGCTGCGCTTCGACGCCTCGCGCGACATGCTCGGCGGCTCGCTGCGCACGCTGTCGGAGAATGTCGACGAGGCCTTCGATCTGATGCGCCTCGCGGTCGCCGCGCCGCGCTTCGACGACGAGGCGGTGGAGCGCATCCGCCAGGGCCAGCTCGCCATGCTGCGCCGGCGGCTGAACGACCCCTCGACGCTGGCGAGCCTCAACTGGTCGGCCCGCGCCTTCCCGAACCATCCCTATGGACGGCCGGTCAACGGCACGCTGGAGAGCGTGCCGACGATCAGCCAGGGCGACCTCAAGGATTTCGTCGCCCGCAACCTCGCGCGCGGCAATCTGAAGATCGCTGTGGTCGGCGACATCACGCCGGAGAAGCTCGGCCCGGCGCTGGACAAGATGTTCGGCGCGCTGCCGGCCAAGGCCCAGCTCACCCCGGTGCCGGACGTGACCCCGCAGGGCCTCGGTTCCGAGGTGGTTCAGGAACTCGCCGTGCCGCAGACCTCGATGGTGTTCGGCGGCATCGGCCTGAAGCGCGACGACCCGGACTTCATCCCCGCCTTCGTGCTCAACCACATGCTGGGCGGTTCGGCCTTCTCGTCGCGCCTGTTCCGGGAAGTGCGCGAGAAGCGCGGCCTCGCCTATTCGGTCTACAGCCACCTCGCCCCGCTCGACCATGCAGCGCTGATCCTCGGCGGCACGGCGACCAAGAACGACCGCGCGGCGGAATCGATCGAGATCATCCGCGCCGAGTACAACCGGCTGCTCACCGAGGGGCCGAGCGAGGAGGAGCTGGAGGACGCCAAGAGCTATCTCATCGGCTCCTTCGCGCTGCGCTTCGACAGTTCCGCCAAGGTCGCCTCGCAGCTGCTGCAGATCCAGATCGACAATCTCGGCATCGACTATATCGACGTGCGCAACCAGCTGGT contains:
- a CDS encoding M16 family metallopeptidase; protein product: MSGTARGSRCLTRPFRSLAATPLALLATLMTIALAPVSPAQSETTRIQRVISPGGIEAWLVHDTTLPLVAVEIAFLGGAAQDPADKPGVANLAASLLDEGAGDLDSRAFQDKLAEKAIELRFDASRDMLGGSLRTLSENVDEAFDLMRLAVAAPRFDDEAVERIRQGQLAMLRRRLNDPSTLASLNWSARAFPNHPYGRPVNGTLESVPTISQGDLKDFVARNLARGNLKIAVVGDITPEKLGPALDKMFGALPAKAQLTPVPDVTPQGLGSEVVQELAVPQTSMVFGGIGLKRDDPDFIPAFVLNHMLGGSAFSSRLFREVREKRGLAYSVYSHLAPLDHAALILGGTATKNDRAAESIEIIRAEYNRLLTEGPSEEELEDAKSYLIGSFALRFDSSAKVASQLLQIQIDNLGIDYIDVRNQLVGAVTLDDIKRVAARFNQNPALLFSLVGKPAGLAPTKGG